One Castanea sativa cultivar Marrone di Chiusa Pesio chromosome 4, ASM4071231v1 DNA window includes the following coding sequences:
- the LOC142632777 gene encoding protein LEO1 homolog has protein sequence MNFISNVFINRKREKVNRKYIPTVDRRRQLSPGFLEDALDEDDETDYYDSRRSRRRFEEDLEVQARAEKRILNAKKSQGPKDIPRKSSLPTAKSSRRPVDFSDSERESPSMKVMGRKTRGLPHVKELRSRCKSMKKRKKRKNMMNKRQK, from the exons ATGAATTTCATTT CTAATGTATTTATTAATCGGAAGAGGGAAAAAGTGAACCGGAAATATATCCCAACTGTAGACAGGAGGCGCCAACTTTCTCCCGGGTTCTTGGAGGATGCTCTTGATGAG GATGATGAGACAGATTATTATGATTCAAGACGTTCTCGCCGCCGCTTTGAGGAAGATTTGGAAGTTCAAGCTCGAGCTGAGAAACGCATTCTAAATGCTAAAAAG TCACAGGGACCAAAAGACATCCCTCGCAAGTCATCTCTGCCAACTGCTAAATCTTCTCGACGCCCAGTGGATTTCTCTGACAGTGAACGAGAGAGTCCGAGTATGAAAGTGATGGGGAGGAAGACGAGAGGTCTCCCCCACGTAAAAGAGCTGAGGAGCCGGTGCAAGAgtatgaagaagaggaagaagaggaagaacatGATGAACAAGAGGCAGAAGTGA